A region of Prochlorococcus marinus subsp. pastoris str. CCMP1986 DNA encodes the following proteins:
- a CDS encoding SufE family protein yields the protein MEKKETYTELNKLVEKLKNAEDPKRKYEFILWLGKKLKVPNNSILIPENKVQGCVSEVFVKASFQEGKLYWEGYSDALITKGLLAFLINGMNELTPKQVVNINNKFIEDTGLKASLTPSRSNGFLNILLKMQSQANDFLSK from the coding sequence ATGGAAAAGAAAGAAACTTATACAGAATTAAATAAATTAGTAGAAAAACTGAAAAATGCAGAAGATCCTAAACGAAAATATGAGTTTATTTTATGGTTAGGTAAAAAATTGAAAGTTCCAAATAATAGCATCTTAATTCCTGAAAATAAAGTTCAAGGATGTGTTTCTGAAGTCTTTGTTAAAGCAAGTTTTCAAGAAGGTAAACTTTATTGGGAAGGCTATTCTGATGCTTTGATAACAAAGGGGTTACTTGCATTCCTTATAAATGGAATGAATGAATTAACGCCAAAACAAGTCGTTAATATAAACAATAAATTTATAGAAGATACTGGTCTAAAGGCAAGCCTAACCCCATCAAGATCAAATGGTTTTTTAAATATTCTCTTAAAAATGCAGTCTCAGGCAAATGATTTTTTGTCGAAATAA
- a CDS encoding 5-formyltetrahydrofolate cyclo-ligase, whose amino-acid sequence MKISEKKNFERKFFRNLRNKSSAFDMRKVEINVKTYVDSIFRKDLKKKYIGIYWPLENEVDLRSLGHEYLLALPRCEENKNLLFCAWDKKPLSKDLHGILAPYSSNKLSYEKISMMFIPCLSVDRNLIRLGYGGGYFDKLREDKNWRSIPCIGILTSNCVSDKFLTRADWDIPLSGFITEKEILV is encoded by the coding sequence ATGAAAATCTCAGAAAAAAAGAATTTCGAAAGGAAATTTTTTAGAAATTTGAGAAATAAAAGTTCAGCTTTTGATATGAGAAAAGTTGAAATCAATGTAAAAACATATGTTGATTCAATTTTTAGAAAAGATTTAAAAAAAAAGTATATAGGAATTTATTGGCCTCTTGAAAATGAAGTTGATTTAAGAAGTCTTGGTCATGAATATTTATTAGCTTTGCCGAGATGTGAAGAAAACAAAAATCTCTTATTTTGTGCCTGGGATAAGAAACCATTATCTAAAGATTTACATGGGATACTAGCTCCTTATTCTTCAAATAAATTGAGTTATGAAAAAATTAGTATGATGTTTATTCCTTGTCTTTCAGTTGATAGAAACTTAATAAGATTGGGATACGGTGGAGGATATTTTGATAAATTAAGGGAAGATAAAAATTGGAGATCTATTCCATGTATAGGTATTTTAACCTCTAATTGTGTAAGCGATAAATTTCTGACTAGAGCTGATTGGGATATCCCTCTATCAGGTTTTATTACGGAAAAAGAAATATTAGTTTAG
- the ruvC gene encoding crossover junction endodeoxyribonuclease RuvC, producing the protein MRIIGIDPGLGRVGYGIIEIQNEKKIFLDCGVIETNKNKGEGDRLYEIFNDLNTLIDQWKPDIAAVEKFFFYRSSTTISVVQARGVIMMVFAFKSIKVSEYAPSQVKLTIAGSGKASKKEVIEAVMYNLNLTRAPKPDDSADALAIALTKLNEEGFN; encoded by the coding sequence GTGAGGATTATTGGAATTGATCCTGGATTAGGAAGAGTTGGATATGGCATTATTGAGATTCAAAATGAAAAGAAGATATTTCTTGATTGTGGGGTAATTGAAACTAATAAAAATAAAGGGGAAGGAGATAGACTTTATGAAATTTTTAATGATCTCAATACATTGATTGACCAGTGGAAACCAGATATTGCTGCGGTAGAGAAATTTTTCTTTTATAGATCTAGCACTACCATTAGTGTTGTTCAGGCTCGGGGAGTTATTATGATGGTATTTGCTTTCAAAAGCATTAAAGTTAGTGAGTACGCCCCTTCTCAAGTCAAGCTCACTATTGCAGGCTCTGGCAAAGCATCAAAGAAGGAAGTTATTGAAGCGGTAATGTACAACCTAAATTTAACCCGTGCACCAAAACCTGATGACTCGGCAGACGCACTAGCCATAGCCCTTACAAAATTAAATGAAGAAGGATTTAATTAA
- the bchI gene encoding magnesium chelatase ATPase subunit I, whose amino-acid sequence MNRTKKRRVFPFTAVIGQEEMKLALLLNVIDPRIGGVMIMGDRGTGKSTTIRALADLLPAIDVVKDDPYNSSLIDPDLQSKEVLEKIVQGESLEKDKKQVPMVDLPLGATEDRLCGTIDIEKALSEGIKAFEPGLLAKANRGLLYVDEVNLLDDHLVDVLLDSAASGWNTVEREGVSVRHPARFVLIGSGNPEEGELRPQLLDRFGMSVEVKTVRDAELRVKVVDQRTSFDDNPDEFSISVEKQQDDLQQKVIKAQEILNSVQLDDDLRLNISAICGELDVDGLRGDIVTNRSARAIAAFEGRTEVQEEDIARVITCSLRHRLRKDPLEQVDSGERVIQAFCKVFDLNEKEDLSKFQLSSQE is encoded by the coding sequence GTAATGATTATGGGTGACAGAGGAACTGGTAAATCTACAACTATAAGAGCTCTAGCAGACTTGTTACCAGCTATAGATGTTGTTAAAGATGATCCATATAATAGTTCACTTATAGATCCTGATTTACAGAGTAAAGAAGTTTTAGAGAAAATTGTACAGGGAGAAAGTTTGGAGAAAGATAAAAAACAAGTCCCAATGGTTGATTTGCCATTGGGGGCAACAGAAGACAGACTGTGCGGAACTATTGATATAGAAAAGGCTTTAAGCGAAGGAATTAAGGCCTTTGAACCAGGCTTATTAGCAAAAGCTAATAGAGGCTTGTTATACGTAGACGAAGTTAATCTACTCGACGATCATTTAGTTGATGTTCTTTTAGATTCCGCCGCATCTGGATGGAATACAGTTGAGAGAGAGGGAGTTTCAGTTAGACATCCTGCAAGATTTGTTTTAATTGGCTCTGGCAATCCAGAAGAGGGAGAACTTAGGCCTCAGTTATTAGATAGGTTTGGTATGAGCGTTGAGGTTAAGACAGTAAGAGATGCGGAATTAAGGGTTAAAGTTGTTGATCAGCGAACTTCATTTGATGATAATCCCGATGAATTCTCGATAAGTGTTGAGAAACAGCAAGATGACCTTCAGCAAAAAGTTATTAAAGCTCAAGAGATATTAAATTCAGTTCAATTGGATGATGATCTAAGATTAAATATATCTGCTATATGTGGCGAACTTGATGTTGATGGACTAAGGGGGGATATTGTAACTAATCGATCTGCAAGGGCAATTGCTGCATTTGAGGGAAGAACTGAAGTGCAAGAGGAAGATATAGCTAGAGTTATTACATGTTCTTTAAGGCATCGATTAAGAAAAGATCCCTTAGAGCAAGTTGATTCAGGAGAAAGAGTCATCCAAGCATTCTGTAAAGTCTTCGATTTGAATGAAAAAGAAGACCTTTCCAAATTTCAATTATCATCACAAGAATAA